CAATGAATACTCAAACCAATTTCGACATGGTGCTGTTTGGCGCGACCGGCGATTTGGCGATGCGTAAGCTGTTGCCTTGTCTGTATCAGGCGCATGTTGCGGGTTTGCTGCATCCTGAAGGCAGGATTTTGGGTGTGAGTCGCAGCGAGTTGGATGGTGCGGGTTTTTTGGCGAAGGTGGAGAGTAATGCCAAAATCCATATCAAACAGAATTTTTCAGACAGCCAATGGGCATCTTTCATCAAGCGTATCGATTATCTGACTGTTGATGTTACCCGTGCCGAGCATTTTGAAGCGTTGGGAGAAAAGGTTAAAGCGCGCAGGCAAACGGAAAATGTCGTGGTGTATCTTTCTACCGCTCCCAAGTTCTTCGCACAAGCCTGTGAAAATCTGGCCAAAGTCGGTTTGAATGCCGATAATGTGCGGGTGGTTTTGGAAAAACCGCTGGGTACGGATTTGCAGTCTTCGCAACAAATCAATACCGATGTGGCGAAATACTTTAAAGAAGAACAAATTTACCGCATCGACCACTATCTCGGCAAAGAAAGCCTGCAAAACCTGCTGGCGTTGCGTTTTGCCAACATTATGTTCGAGCCGTTGTGGAACAACAAATACATTGCCAGCGTGCAGCTTACCATTGCCGAGCAGTTGGGCGTGGAGGAGCGCGGCGAGTTTTACGATATTACCGGCGCATTGCGCGATATGGTTCAGAACCATTTGATGCAGATGCTGTGTATGACGGCAATGGAACGTCCGGCCAGCTTGGACGCCGATGCCGTGCGCGATGAAAAGGTTAAGGTCATCAAATCGCTGAAACCGCTGACGGTGGAATCGGTTAATGAAAATGTCATTCGCGGGCAATATACTGCGGCGGAAGGCATGAACGGCTATTTGCAGGAAACGGACGTACCTGCCGGCAGCTTTACCGAAACGTATGTCGCCATCAAAGCCGAAATCGAAAACGAACGGTGGGCAGGCGTGCCGTTTTATCTGCGTACCGGCAAGCGTATGGCAGGTAAAGTGGCAGAAATCGTGTTGAATTTCCGCGATTTGGACAGCCATATCTTCGACGGCAGCCAAACAGCCCCCAACCGCTTGGTGATTGAATTACAGCCGTCCGAAAGCGTACGTCTTTATACGCAGGTGAAAACGCCGGGGGCAGGCAATAATGTCGAGCCGACTGCCTTGAGCGTGGACATGGGCAAGGAAATCCCGGGCCGCCGTCAAGAAGCATACGAGCGTTTGCTGCTGGACGTTATCAACGGCAAGCTGGCGTTGTTCAACCGCCGCGATGAGCTGGAAGCCGCTTGGGAATATGTGATGCCGATTTTGGAAAACTGGGCGGAAAATACCCAAGCACCGCATGGCTATCCGGCGCATTCATGGGGACCGGAAGCCGCCCGCGAGCTGTTGGCACGCGATGGCAACCGATGGCATGAAGAGCAGTAATATCCGGCAATAATATTGGAATGTGCAGCAGAAACGGTTGCGGCAGCTAAGCTGATTTTGCAGACGGCCTTTGTGATGGCCGTCTGCAAAATGCGGAAATTTCTCCGGCGTTTTGCAAAGTGAGCAATATCCGGCAGACGGCATAAGGGTTGTTTCCCACGTTTCTCTGCAAACCGAAATCCGCTGCTTATGCGGTGCGGAGATTTTCAGACAGTATAAGCGGTTTGAATGCCGTCTGGAAAAAAGAAAGGAACATGATGTTTACTTGGTACGAATATGAAAACGCCGCTGCTGCCGCACAATTCTTGGCAGACAGCGTAGCCGGAGCGCTGCAACAGGCTTTGGCAGAAAAAGGCGAGGCGGTGCTGGCGGTGTCCGGTGGCCGTTCGCCTATTGCTTTTTTTGAAGCCTTGTCGCAAAAGGATTTGGACTGGAGCAAAGTCCGTATCGGTTTGGTGGACGAGCGTATCGTGCCGACTGGTCATGCCGACAGCAATACCGGCTTGGTACGCGAGTATCTGCTGAAAAATAAGGCAGCGGCCGCAACGTGGATGCCCATGGTAGAAGACGGAAAAACTGAAACCGAATTACAGCCCGATGAAGTGGTTGGCTTTGCCTTGAAACATTACAAACAGCCCGATGTGCTGGTGTTGGGCATGGGGGGCGACGGGCATACGGCTTCGCTGTTCCCGCAAGCGCCGCAATTACAGACGGCAATCGATTTGGCGGAATGCCCCGCATTGGTACATACCACGCCTGTTACCGCTCCGCATGAGCGCGTGAGCATGAGTTTGGGGGCGATTGTCGGTACGCCGCATATTTACTTGGCCATTCAGGGCGAAGAAAAAAAAGCAGTATTCGATCGGGCTGCCGAACACGCTTCAACGGTTTATCCCATCAGCCTGATTTTGCATCATGAAGGAGCGGACTGCCATGTCTTCTATGCACACTGATAATCCGCAGACGGCAAATGCATGGCCGCGTTTGGTGGCCGACATCGGCGGTACCAACGCCCGCTTTGCTTTGGAAACCGCACCGCAGCAAATCGAGCAGGCGGAAGTGTTGCCGTGTAATGATTACGATACCGTTGTGGACGCGATTCGCGAATATTTGAAACGTGTCGGCAATCCGAAAATCGCCCATGCGGGTATCGCCATCGCCAACCCGATTTTGGGCGATTGGGTGCAAATGACCAATCACCATTGGGCGTTTTCCATTGAAACCACACGGCAGGCTTTGGGTTTTGAAACGCTGGTGTTCCTTAATGACTTTACCGCTCAGGCCTTGGCAATTACCTGCACCGCCGAAAAAGATTTGGTACAAATCGGCGGTACCGAGCCGAAAGAAAACGCACCCAAAGCAGTCATCGGTCCGGGTACGGGTTTGGGCGTGAGCGGATTGATTCCGAGCAATGCGGGCTGGGTGGCATTGGCGGGCGAAGGCGGGCACGTCAGCTTTCCGCCGTTTGACGATGCGGA
The nucleotide sequence above comes from Neisseria animalis. Encoded proteins:
- the zwf gene encoding glucose-6-phosphate dehydrogenase, with the protein product MNTQTNFDMVLFGATGDLAMRKLLPCLYQAHVAGLLHPEGRILGVSRSELDGAGFLAKVESNAKIHIKQNFSDSQWASFIKRIDYLTVDVTRAEHFEALGEKVKARRQTENVVVYLSTAPKFFAQACENLAKVGLNADNVRVVLEKPLGTDLQSSQQINTDVAKYFKEEQIYRIDHYLGKESLQNLLALRFANIMFEPLWNNKYIASVQLTIAEQLGVEERGEFYDITGALRDMVQNHLMQMLCMTAMERPASLDADAVRDEKVKVIKSLKPLTVESVNENVIRGQYTAAEGMNGYLQETDVPAGSFTETYVAIKAEIENERWAGVPFYLRTGKRMAGKVAEIVLNFRDLDSHIFDGSQTAPNRLVIELQPSESVRLYTQVKTPGAGNNVEPTALSVDMGKEIPGRRQEAYERLLLDVINGKLALFNRRDELEAAWEYVMPILENWAENTQAPHGYPAHSWGPEAARELLARDGNRWHEEQ
- the pgl gene encoding 6-phosphogluconolactonase translates to MFTWYEYENAAAAAQFLADSVAGALQQALAEKGEAVLAVSGGRSPIAFFEALSQKDLDWSKVRIGLVDERIVPTGHADSNTGLVREYLLKNKAAAATWMPMVEDGKTETELQPDEVVGFALKHYKQPDVLVLGMGGDGHTASLFPQAPQLQTAIDLAECPALVHTTPVTAPHERVSMSLGAIVGTPHIYLAIQGEEKKAVFDRAAEHASTVYPISLILHHEGADCHVFYAH